One stretch of Streptomyces sp. MMBL 11-1 DNA includes these proteins:
- the eccD gene encoding type VII secretion integral membrane protein EccD produces the protein MTDISAAPLCRLTVLTPDRSVELAVPSDIVLADLMPTIVDHGGADLYERGAQAGGWVLQRLGQEPLDDENTLGDLGLHDGETVHLRLRGDALPEIHYDDLVDGLSTRLRERPDSWRPVWSHHLMTGLALSALATGLLLLLLPGPPGLRAVIAAATAVLLLAGAAAASRAVGDVGAGGALGAAAIPFFALTGALVPQGAASDAELGARLLAGCSAAAGAAVLALAAVGACAPLFLAAALAAVLGAVAGAVMLFGVPVTGTAAPLILAIVLLGNFLPSLAFRLSGLKVPLLPTNAGQLQEGIEPTPDERIAARGAVADGYLTGLYGATGLVAAGCLTTLALETSWAPLTLAAVLCALMFTHARGIGGAWQRLAVVLPAAYGSLALVVQLVLRTDEGSRPLLLAGLLAVAAVLAITGWTLPGRRLVPYWGRAVDLLQLLFAIALVPLALLVAGLYGYLRGLNS, from the coding sequence TTGACCGACATTTCCGCGGCACCTCTGTGCCGCCTCACGGTGCTGACGCCCGATCGCTCCGTGGAACTCGCCGTACCGTCCGACATCGTGCTCGCCGACCTCATGCCGACCATCGTCGACCACGGGGGCGCCGACCTCTACGAACGTGGCGCCCAGGCGGGCGGCTGGGTCCTGCAACGGCTGGGCCAGGAACCCCTCGACGACGAGAACACCCTCGGCGACCTCGGCCTGCACGACGGCGAGACGGTGCACCTGCGGCTGCGGGGGGACGCACTCCCCGAGATCCACTACGACGACCTCGTGGACGGACTCTCCACCCGGCTGAGGGAACGCCCCGACTCCTGGCGGCCCGTGTGGTCGCACCACCTCATGACCGGTCTCGCCCTGAGCGCCCTCGCCACGGGGCTGCTGCTCCTGCTGCTGCCCGGGCCCCCGGGCCTCAGGGCGGTCATCGCCGCGGCGACCGCGGTCCTCCTGCTGGCCGGTGCGGCGGCCGCCTCCCGGGCGGTCGGCGATGTCGGCGCGGGCGGTGCGCTCGGCGCGGCGGCCATTCCCTTCTTCGCCCTGACCGGCGCCCTGGTGCCCCAAGGCGCCGCGTCCGACGCGGAACTGGGCGCACGTCTGCTGGCGGGCTGCTCCGCGGCGGCCGGCGCCGCCGTGCTCGCGCTGGCCGCTGTCGGGGCGTGCGCCCCGCTGTTCCTGGCCGCCGCCCTGGCCGCCGTCCTCGGCGCCGTCGCGGGAGCGGTCATGCTCTTCGGCGTCCCCGTGACCGGCACCGCCGCGCCGCTGATCCTGGCGATCGTCCTGCTGGGGAACTTCCTGCCGTCGCTGGCGTTCCGTCTGTCCGGTCTGAAGGTGCCGCTGCTGCCCACCAACGCGGGGCAGCTCCAGGAGGGCATCGAGCCCACCCCCGACGAGCGGATCGCCGCCCGCGGAGCCGTTGCCGACGGCTATCTCACCGGCCTCTACGGTGCCACCGGCCTGGTCGCCGCGGGCTGCCTCACAACCCTGGCGCTCGAGACGTCCTGGGCGCCGCTGACCCTGGCCGCGGTCCTGTGCGCGCTGATGTTCACGCACGCGCGGGGGATCGGCGGCGCCTGGCAGCGCCTCGCCGTCGTCCTGCCCGCCGCCTACGGTTCCCTGGCCCTGGTGGTGCAGCTCGTCCTGCGTACCGACGAGGGCTCCCGGCCGCTGCTGCTCGCCGGTCTGCTGGCCGTCGCCGCGGTGCTCGCGATCACGGGCTGGACGCTTCCCGGCCGCCGCCTGGTGCCCTACTGGGGTCGCGCGGTCGACCTGCTCCAACTGCTCTTCGCCATCGCCCTCGTCCCGCTGGCCCTGCTCGTCGCCGGTCTCTACGGGTATCTGCGGGGCCTCAACAGCTGA
- the eccB gene encoding type VII secretion protein EccB yields the protein MQSRRDQVHAHMFVMSRLSLGMLRDDPDAPESAHRRTTKGFVIGLVVAALAALVVAVYGLVVPGGSNAWKATGTLVIDERSGARYLTLDGVLHPVLNETSARLLAGDRMKAVSVEPASIEDAPRGATVGIVGAPDPLPRADLLSREAWSVCATRPDAAEAPLLTLAVGQSAKGRPVASDRATLVRSVPGDDTYLLWHGTRLRLSTANYALQALGYDPGGAYPVPDAFLNALPPGPDLAVPEVARRGKAGPTLAGRPTRIGQLFEGPGGRYLLTESGLTEVTALEEALLKGDPRTQRTAYDGETVVLPTIGPDDLARHQDPKPTRLVGAGGGNVPTGLPTPSPVGAGEGVCAVVGSADGRPTVSVVLPRAASVSGRPVSNQPGISVGSGAADLFAVRPGGGALVTALSSAGTATAHYLVTESGAKYPVPGGEKGLQRLGYGVDRSVPVPSGVLGMLASGPALDGTALLERGLVEASRSTAPR from the coding sequence ATGCAGTCCAGGCGGGACCAGGTCCACGCGCACATGTTCGTCATGAGCCGGCTGTCACTGGGAATGCTCCGGGACGACCCGGACGCCCCCGAGTCGGCCCACCGGCGGACCACGAAGGGGTTCGTCATCGGTCTCGTGGTCGCGGCGCTGGCCGCGCTCGTCGTCGCGGTGTACGGGCTGGTGGTGCCCGGCGGTTCGAACGCGTGGAAGGCCACCGGAACGCTGGTGATCGACGAACGTTCGGGCGCCCGCTACCTCACCCTCGACGGAGTCCTCCACCCGGTCCTGAACGAGACCTCCGCCCGGCTGCTGGCGGGCGACCGGATGAAGGCCGTGAGCGTGGAGCCGGCCTCCATCGAGGACGCGCCGCGCGGTGCGACCGTGGGCATCGTCGGCGCACCGGATCCGCTGCCGCGGGCGGACTTGCTCAGTCGCGAGGCCTGGTCGGTGTGCGCCACCCGGCCCGACGCCGCCGAGGCCCCCCTGCTCACCCTGGCCGTCGGTCAGTCCGCCAAGGGCAGGCCCGTCGCCTCGGACCGCGCCACTCTGGTCCGTTCCGTCCCGGGCGATGACACCTACCTCCTCTGGCACGGCACCCGGCTACGGCTGAGCACCGCGAACTACGCGCTCCAAGCGCTGGGTTACGACCCGGGCGGGGCGTACCCGGTACCCGACGCCTTCCTCAACGCGCTGCCCCCGGGCCCGGACCTGGCGGTGCCGGAGGTGGCCCGGCGCGGCAAGGCGGGCCCGACGCTGGCAGGGCGCCCGACACGGATCGGGCAGCTCTTCGAAGGTCCCGGCGGCCGCTATCTGTTGACGGAGAGCGGGCTGACCGAGGTCACCGCACTGGAGGAGGCGCTGTTGAAGGGCGACCCGCGTACCCAGCGGACGGCCTACGACGGCGAGACGGTGGTTCTTCCCACGATCGGTCCGGACGATCTGGCACGCCATCAGGACCCCAAGCCGACCCGGCTCGTCGGGGCCGGCGGAGGTAACGTGCCGACCGGTCTGCCCACGCCCAGCCCCGTCGGCGCGGGCGAGGGCGTCTGCGCCGTCGTCGGCAGTGCGGACGGCAGGCCGACGGTCTCGGTCGTCCTGCCCCGCGCGGCTTCGGTGAGCGGCCGTCCGGTCTCCAACCAGCCCGGGATCTCGGTGGGTTCCGGAGCAGCGGACCTGTTCGCGGTGCGTCCGGGAGGCGGAGCGCTCGTCACGGCGCTCTCCTCCGCGGGGACGGCCACGGCGCACTACCTGGTGACGGAGTCGGGCGCCAAGTACCCGGTACCCGGGGGCGAGAAGGGGCTCCAGCGGCTCGGATACGGAGTGGATCGGTCCGTGCCCGTCCCCTCGGGGGTCCTCGGGATGCTCGCCTCCGGACCCGCGCTCGACGGAACGGCCTTGTTGGAGCGAGGACTCGTGGAGGCGTCGCGGAGCACGGCGCCCCGATAG